GTAGATAGCATCTTCCAAATTATTTTAGCCGGTGCAATAAATCACATACATTTTCGAGATTACGTATTCACTACAGCTGGAAacaatgaattatttgaaattgtgactgacaaattgaaaaacggGGTAATGGCAAATACTTACAGACTAAGAGGTCGTCCGATGTTGCACTTTAAagacatgaaaaaattcatgaaaagacAATCGAAACCGTTCGATGTGATTCGACTATCAAAGGTCCTGAATACCAaaatattgtatgtattattttttatgcgaGATGTCGTAGTTTCAACTATTCAGGCGTATTTCCGACTTATTCGGGAAAGCGAAAGGTGCATATCCCTTCATTCTTCGGTAGGAAGGTGCGCTGGTCGGAAAAACCAggttttggagtcaaaaaactatgatattgaattttataaaatgcgaGGTGCGTCGTGATGATTTCCCAGCGTAGGGACCCGCCATCTCTATTTGCACCAATTATACACTACTTCAGTCACTTGCTCAACACTTTGACTACCGAGTGCACCATCCTAGCAATTGATGAAAGAGAATGcatctttcacttttttgaaaaGCCTAAAATACTCTCGAATACTTGAAACTAGCAAATAACCGAAAACTCTACGCTTTTCGGCTGACCATATTGTTTTTAGACAGGCCCACATACGGTACACTAGTGTGAGAATTTTCCGCTGCACAGCGCGCTTCAACCGCGTATTATGAATCCATTTTGAATTCGTATACGCGGAATTGATATCTGTTGTAATTTCAATCATTCGCATGCCTGAATGTTAGAACAGTTCTGATTCCGCGATTGGCACGAGTCTGATTGCAAAATTTGCAAACAATAATCATGTgagtaatatttatttcaggatttcgaaaaactataAGCAAGATGGTAGCATATTTCGACTTCATATCAGTAATTCCAGGCATAAAATTGATGGTGCATTCCTACACATCCTGAATCTGGATTTGAATGATAACAAGTTTCAATTCGGTCAAACTATATTACTATAGCATATAAATATTCGTAGAAAAAGATATCACAAACTAACTAAAATAAACAGACCCTATGTATTCCTAATATTCATGCCGTACACGCAGTACATACATtacaaaaaacataaaacGTCCTGCCAGACAAGTTTCAAAAGTAATAACATTGATATGCATAGTACAACATATTATATCCTTCAAAAGAGATAACAACTTTTTTTACGGCCTTGGCTATTTTCCGAAGAGCATGATCGCTCTTGAACAACTATCGTACACTACATTCGCTTACTTCACAGCTGAGTCGGTGGCAATGGCGTGGGCGAAGACCCGAATTAGAAAATACGGAAAATATTTGAGATGCATGTATATATCCCACCCCATACCCCCAACCCCATCCACTTTCCGTTTCTGAACAACCCACCCACCTGAAAGTGCCAACTGTCGAACCAACGAGCTCGGTACAATGTAAATCACAACCAGAAGTGCAGTTAAATTCTCGGTGGTTCACTTGTCCACATCGGTATTCTCATCCACAAGAATCAGAACTATTCATCCAAAGATGAACAATTTCCCATCTCGTGGATGGAAATACCAATATGAATAAGTCAGCTGCCGAGACCTTGACCTACTGTGAATTTTTGGTCTTGGTTTACAGTTTCGCCAAGTTAGTCCTTTGGGATAACAGAATAAGTTACTTGTAATTCTTACGAGTGAATTACTCTATTATCGCAATAGGAGCTGTTCCCTGATAAGGACGTGCTCCTGGCATCTCCCGCCCCAACCCTGCCCCATCCCCCTTGTCCCCATTGCTcggccctcccccccccccccgggccCCTGCCGCGCCACTCCCGAACCCCACCCACGCTTTGCAGCCGGCTTTGCTCCGGCGTCACCCTCGCCCTTCCTCGCTCTTTTCTCCCAGCCGTAGGCACCGTCCCGCTCCGGAAGATGTCGGCCGGCAGGCTTCCCGCGGTGACGGTGAACGTTGTCTGCGGTAGGATGGCGGAGGTGCCGATGGTTTCATGACGGGGGGCCCTGAAAAGATAGAAATATTAGATTATGTTATCGAAAAGTGCGAACTAAAAAGCTTTGTTATAAATCATAAAATTGTAggttttcgtatttttctttccgaaaACGTGTGTCTACACAAACAATTATGAAGTTTTATTTTACTGAACCAAGATTGATCGAATTGGGAAGTTGAGTGCTACATAATTTTCCGTCGATGATTTGGTTTTGAAGAgtcacgatttttttgttattgaaaTCGCGTAGATTTCCGAACTTTCAGAAAAAATAACTGGTGTTTCCATAAACTGTGAATAACAATATAGCAAAGATAAACTTGGCACGCATTTCGGATTGACAAAACGCACGACAATATACCAAAAATGCTATTCACAAGCTAAAGACTTGCTTCCTATGCCTTCGTAACGTGATGCTGTCaataggtgaaaaatttgtttttctgtcGTCAACGCCCAAAAGGAATCGATCATAGGTTGAGTAAATATTAAATCGAGCTCCATTTCCATAAAGCGTGTTCCTGATTGAGACAGAACACGTCATAtccaaaaatatacatgttaCAAATTAGCGAAACAAAGACACGTGCAATAACCAGAAACCGTCCGAGAACGCGTAACATATTTCGTACATACGTCTAATACAACATTGTAATTCAAATTCAACTTAACCGCCTCGCCCTAGAATcaataatcatttatttttttcattttacgtaTTCCGATAACAAGACGTACCTAACGAATCATGCCAtagtacaataaatatataacgaaTACTTACTCTTTCCGCCGTGAACTTGCACCCACAAGGTTTTGTGCCAGAATGGCGTCCGACTGATGAAAGCAGGCATTTTGTACCACGACGTCGCTGCCGTGCATTGTGAAAGCCAATGCCATGCATCGAAACGGTACTGCGAATGCGCTGCCGAATCACAGCCGTTATCGTTTGAACCGCGAACGAATAATATCATCTGTTTATGCCGAAGTTCAGCACCACGCTCTGTAAGCGTAATGTCTGTACTTATTATGGTGATCACAACCACTTATTACATCGAAATAAAGTGACGAATTGTTGATTGTGTAATAATGCCTATTAAGCAAATTAATTCACGCTGGTATTCGGTGCGACGTTGGAGCCGCAATGAATATTGGGTACAAAGGTCAgatatatttctttatttatccAAAACTGGGGCACTCATGCTTTTCCTCAGTGAAACCTTTGTGGTCAAAAATTTAGGCGGATACCTTAGTTAGGAGCTATCGTCTGGTGATCTGTGATCAATGATGATTAGTTTCCATTTACTCTTAAGCGAGTGGAACCCTTTCAGATATTGAGTAgcataatttataaaaattgggATTTCGGCGAGAATTGCTAACCCTGACATTTGGGTATTCCTCCAAAAAATGTCAtcaagttttccaaaaaatttttgaccgaaGAATGGAGACAATCTGGAAATATCTTGAATTCAGTTCGGTCATTATCAGAATAGTCACTGCTAGTCGAACGAGCAAATTTTATTTGTGGTTCTGTATCCGAGTGCAACGTCTTGGCTTTCGATTTTTGCCTGCGACAAACTTCTCGtgcggaaaatatattttactttaCGAACATCGACGGAGCCGAGATTcacgtgaaaatgaaatcaaaaatccgTCATATATGAAACCGAAACCGGTCATTTTGAGTAGGTTTCTCACCGAAATGTCCGAGGAATTGTCTGATAAAATATGTTCATACAATAGTGTCGAATAACGTCCGGAATTACCGAAaatgtttgtaaaaaaaaaatccccgcTGAATCACTAGAAGCGTTTCAATTACGTGAAAGTAATTGTAGAATAGATGAATGTAGATCGGAACTACTTGTTCTTTCATAGCGGGTATCAAATGTGGGTAATCATTGAAACGTGGGGTTCACCCTATTTCCAGCAAACAAAACACGGAAAACGACTATATGTAATTTTTGATTCAGATTTATTTACGTGGAGTGCGCATTCGATGCGAAAAATactgaaatatcaaaaaataagaatttcaaaCAGTTCCTGCAAAATTTCAACACCAAATAATCGTAACTTTCATGTTTTGAATACAAATCTTCGAACTCTCAATTTTCACAAGTTTGAACGTATTTCTCACGTGAAGGAACATCAGAAAATTGTAATCCACGACACAATTCAGTAATAtcgaaatttccgaatttttatttattttcaaattttatcataaCACTATTTCATGAACAACAGTActgttaaaatttcaaaaaatctttatAGTACAGAGAATTGAGTCAAATATTTGTCGAATATGTCTTATTaactgaaatatatatttattaaatattcatTCTATTCATCAAATTCGATGTATGATTAATATTCCGAGTTCATAAAGATGATGGTTTTTCGTGCTGAAAGAATTCAAGAAGTTCTAGAAATATCCATTTTTCGTCATCGCTCTTCTTCCCCATCAATCCGCACTCGACATgaacgattcaaaaaaaaaatatgaatgttAATTCTGACATTTGCTGTGATCGACAATAGGGTGGACAGTTGTGTCATACACGAAATCGGCGTGCATTGTTTCTTTTACAGAAGAAAAGATGCACGGAGACGAGTGGCGGAGGATGCCCAAGTTGCGGATATTAATGTGCATCCTGCTGCCGATGTGCAGATCCGTGACGAACGTCAATACACGCTTGACAAGGATGAAGGGGCTTCGCAGAATGTTCGCATTCATGCTGCGCTTGACGATATGGGGCTCAGAAATGATTCGGAAACATTACCTCCGTGCGATACAAAATTGTCAACCGAAGAGCTGATCGCTGTGCTGGAATCCGAAAACGACGATAACGAGGCATTTCCGAATTTACTTGTGGAGAGAACTGAGAATATCGATCAGAAttcaattgatcgagtaaCAAAAAGCCTCCAAGGTAGACAAATCGTAGATTTCGCATATATGTTTTGGGATCTGCTcatcaaattcgaaaatcacTGCAGAGGTGTTCAATGCTGCTTCCGAGATCTTGCCATGACAGGATCGCAACGTTTCGGActggaaaagaaattcatattCACGTGTAGAATGTG
This region of Athalia rosae chromosome 7, iyAthRosa1.1, whole genome shotgun sequence genomic DNA includes:
- the LOC125501751 gene encoding uncharacterized protein LOC125501751, which produces MALAFTMHGSDVVVQNACFHQSDAILAQNLVGASSRRKEAPRHETIGTSAILPQTTFTVTAGSLPADIFRSGTVPTAGRKERGRARVTPEQSRLQSVGGVREWRGRGPGGGGRAEQWGQGGWGRVGAGDARSTSLSGNSSYCDNRVKVSAADLFILVFPSTRWEIVHLWMNSSDSCG
- the LOC125501955 gene encoding uncharacterized protein LOC125501955 — its product is MPIKQINSRWYSVRRWSRNEYWVQRRKDARRRVAEDAQVADINVHPAADVQIRDERQYTLDKDEGASQNVRIHAALDDMGLRNDSETLPPCDTKLSTEELIAVLESENDDNEAFPNLLVERTENIDQNSIDRVTKSLQGRQIVDFAYMFWDLLIKFENHCRGVQCCFRDLAMTGSQRFGLEKKFIFTCRMCNYEDHVWSEAQDEACMDVNRSAVAGTIAIRTGFRQLQEQLAAMNISYIKLPRQLIGGICKSNCQRNKTCGQRGKTVGRGKERRR